A region of Zeugodacus cucurbitae isolate PBARC_wt_2022May chromosome 5, idZeuCucr1.2, whole genome shotgun sequence DNA encodes the following proteins:
- the Aper1_7 gene encoding protein obstructor-E, with protein MQQGSLSVLLVLFGVIVQGHGGPIQASECPEQIGEQAYAHTERCDQFFLCTNGTLTLETCENGLLFDGKGSVHNHCNYNWAVDCKERKWDPTPLSTPGCEYQFGIYPASKECTTTYIKCAFGEPIEQECDAGLTYDDRIHGCNWPDQLLDICNPEAVVGFKCPTKVDSGSPAARFWPFPRFPVQGDCHRLITCVEGYPRLITCGEDKIFDETTLTCEDAEYASSKCNHLGK; from the exons ATGCAACAAGGAAGTTTAAGTGTTTTATTAGTTCTCTTTGGAGTCATAGTGcaag GTCATGGTGGTCCCATTCAAGCATCCGAGTGCCCGGAGCAGATAGGTGAACAAGCATATGCTCACACTGAGCGATGCGACCAATTTTTTCTATGTACAAATGGTACTTTGACTTTGGAAACCTGTGAAAACGGTCTTTTGTTCGATGGGAAAGGATCTGTACATAATCATTGTAATTATAACTGGGCTGTTGATTGTAAGGAGCGAAAATGGGATC CAACGCCATTATCAACACCTGGTTGTGAATATCAATTCGGCATTTACCCTGCTTCAAAGGAGTGCACTACTACATATATAAAGTGTGCATTCGGTGAGCCAATTGAGCAGGAATGTGATGCCGGGTTAACTTACGACGATAGAATTCATGGCTGTAACTGGCCCGATCAACTTTTAGATATTTGCAATCCAGAAG ctgtCGTCGGTTTCAAATGTCCAACCAAAGTCGATTCCGGATCGCCAGCTGCACGCTTTTGGCCATTCCCACGTTTTCCTGTTCAAGGCGATTGTCATCGTTTAATAACATGTGTTGAAGGGTATCCACGTTTGATCACATGCGGTGAAGATAAAATATTCGATGAAACTACACTTACTTGTGAAGATGCGGAATACGCATCCTCTAAATGTAACCACTTGGGAAAATAA
- the LOC105212845 gene encoding rab-like protein 3 isoform X1 — protein MIMANNIEKARVLIVGDSGVGKTCLTHLIAHSESLTRPGWTVGCSIEVKLHEYKEGTPQQKPYFIELFDIGGSLSHRNTRGVFYTPLHGIILVHDLTNRKSQENLRHWLFEILNKDGKDIKSLSCDNTFDPEQFVGSTQLPMLVIGAKLDLLEEKRKSNQIQKIGSIAEHCAAEEIWLNCRDSRSFAAGTTDAVKLSRFFDRVIEKKNHSRDSTSATTDRRKHASLEIGNRISSQLT, from the exons atgATTATGGCAAATAACATTGAAAAAGCGAGAGTGCTTATAGTAGGAGATTCAG GAGTTGGCAAAACTTGTTTAACACACTTGATAGCACACAGTGAATCATTAACACGTCCAGGATGGACTGTCGGATGCAGTATAGAAGTCAAGCTACATGAATATAAGGAAGGGACCCCACAGCAAAAACcgtattttattgaattgtttGATATTGGTGGGTCATTAAGTCATAGAAATACACGAGGTGTATTTTATACACCTTTACATGGAATTATTCTAGTTCATGACTTAACAAATCGCAAAAGTCAAGAGAATTTGCGACATTGGCTCTTCGAAATACTTAATAAAGATGGAAAAGACATTAAAAGTTTAAGCTGTGATAATACATTTGATCCAGAACAATTTGTAGGATCGACACAACTTCCCATGTTGGTAATTGGTGCTAAGCTGGATCTTTTAGAGGAAAAACGAAAATCtaatcaaattcaaaaaattggTTCCATAG CAGAGCATTGCGCTGCGGAGGAGATATGGTTAAATTGTAGAGATTCTCGTAGTTTTGCTGCGGGAACAACTGATGCCGTAAAACTATCTCGTTTTTTCGACCGTGTAATTGAGAAGAAAAATCATTCACGCGACTCGACCAGTGCAACGACAGATAGAAGAAAACACGCAAGCTTGGAAATTGGAAATAGAATAAGTTCGCAATTAACTTGA
- the LOC105212845 gene encoding rab-like protein 3 isoform X2 codes for MIMANNIEKARVLIVGDSGVGKTCLTHLIAHSESLTRPGWTVGCSIEVKLHEYKEGTPQQKPYFIELFDIGGSLSHRNTRGVFYTPLHGIILVHDLTNRKSQENLRHWLFEILNKDGKDIKSLSCDNTFDPEQFVGSTQLPMLVIGAKLDLLEEKRKSNQIQKIGSIEHCAAEEIWLNCRDSRSFAAGTTDAVKLSRFFDRVIEKKNHSRDSTSATTDRRKHASLEIGNRISSQLT; via the exons atgATTATGGCAAATAACATTGAAAAAGCGAGAGTGCTTATAGTAGGAGATTCAG GAGTTGGCAAAACTTGTTTAACACACTTGATAGCACACAGTGAATCATTAACACGTCCAGGATGGACTGTCGGATGCAGTATAGAAGTCAAGCTACATGAATATAAGGAAGGGACCCCACAGCAAAAACcgtattttattgaattgtttGATATTGGTGGGTCATTAAGTCATAGAAATACACGAGGTGTATTTTATACACCTTTACATGGAATTATTCTAGTTCATGACTTAACAAATCGCAAAAGTCAAGAGAATTTGCGACATTGGCTCTTCGAAATACTTAATAAAGATGGAAAAGACATTAAAAGTTTAAGCTGTGATAATACATTTGATCCAGAACAATTTGTAGGATCGACACAACTTCCCATGTTGGTAATTGGTGCTAAGCTGGATCTTTTAGAGGAAAAACGAAAATCtaatcaaattcaaaaaattggTTCCATAG AGCATTGCGCTGCGGAGGAGATATGGTTAAATTGTAGAGATTCTCGTAGTTTTGCTGCGGGAACAACTGATGCCGTAAAACTATCTCGTTTTTTCGACCGTGTAATTGAGAAGAAAAATCATTCACGCGACTCGACCAGTGCAACGACAGATAGAAGAAAACACGCAAGCTTGGAAATTGGAAATAGAATAAGTTCGCAATTAACTTGA
- the LOC105212844 gene encoding adenosine 5'-monophosphoramidase HINT1, producing MLMNFVSKQHCFVVSSLIIHIKKFWNYYMHMRFFISSAILGFRKSLPRPLTNTAKMSSEVEKAQTASAAEDTIFGKILRKEIPCNFIYEDDKCVAFHDINAQAPTHFLVIPRKPIVQLSQASGNDGELLGHLMLVGAKVAKDLGLDKGYRVVINNGQHGAQSVYHLHLHFLGGRQMQWPPG from the exons ATGTTAATGAACTTTGTATCAAAGCAACACTGTTTCGTGGTTTCATCTCTTATTATTCACATAAAAAAATTCTGGAACTATTATATGCATATGCGTTTTTTCATTTCGAGTGCAATTTTGGGTTTTCGGAAAAG CTTGCCTCGACCTTTGACCAATACTGCGAAGATGTCTAGCGAAGTTGAGAAAGCTCAAACAGCGAGCGCAGCCGAAGACACaatttttggcaaaattttgcgaaaagaaatTCCATGCAATTTTATCTATGAGGATGATAAG tgtGTCGCATTTCATGATATCAATGCTCAGGCGCCCACACACTTTCTAGTTATACCTAGGAAGCCTATTGTTCAACTATCCCAAGCAAGTGGAAATGACGGTGAATTACTTGGCCATCTTATGTTAGTAGGTGCTAAAGTAGCTAAAGATCTAGGATTAGACAAAGGCTACAGGGTTGTTATAAACAACGGTCAACACGGAGCACAGTCTGTTTACCACTTGCATTTGCACTTTCTTGGAGGACGTCAAATGCAATGGCCTCCAGGCTAA
- the LOC105212862 gene encoding dynein axonemal intermediate chain 3 has translation MSKSVTSLKSQSRRKPSKTHLAKPSTVNTVITEQDDVPAEEDSDVQLVTTGKLQVKKWREPDSDDEGNPEHTYDIAEAWRSLFSLSSCHQIILKENVQRRLQLLVGMNVTQEFPWKQIKYKNLIDQFENIEDGDFMSSALEGFNLEDHLLFGYAPILTENQDDVPEGDPFIVFLSPADAKIALTIIRNMELYERWLVNKRLIKKPRRWISLGSENEVNMTMEQVHSSPLEVEVQSVYPLKIPVVKEFSLRKSSDIRDGYVELLPSESIKFENVTRRRVTIGIQSAPTLIDLEQQTDPTFPTNAWAQYLYEISDEDGMDETSEDETSKDQMHGPSRSPTPSPMEPPISKPPPVISSNIRLLLDTLEFNQIDMYRNDYAYICNKPIEHYTTPHLEETLCFANISKSYERYVCGIDWYSSLSGLIATSYTFNTPATVEIISRHVDVVQRAVLQPNPILMWSFADNLNYKLEFESSQEVTVLSFCPHDPNLLFGGGKNGQIIAWDLQGRAEKLDAEEILTAAQSKYRVLIADFLKWTIQINEDAIVPPVMSSALEVSQKASITGIYWLGQHFYVNSFGKTLTDPNKDVVHKFFLTCSVDGTISFWDLDSTNDKKLQAGTLRHDQPKALTQSESIYKNKVLKPIFTIVFNEPITSVFCDSSVFHCKVPDSAKKKVNSNNFATILEPINPKEIRQSVITSSFYGHIERLNWLGSYADEECRETVSKSINFARVHDGPVIAIRKNPFYPVVFVSIGRAIFAVWKENFNYSPIFWRKCSADLTAVTWSESRPGILYLTRIDGNMEAWDILARDDDACYNDILGGGIITAISEHRPSEPEKLLGIGDYNSSFRMMKLPQSFYTPEPKELERVKEYFSKEENRKKSIQAWEHQYFENNRDIIEAKRQAELDARKELERLEKEYIINATRKVKEGEDENKDESKNLSYTERMKRKWDELNLNRLLSILMSRKRVDEEKLERETRLEKKHLAYEAAKKQSLIRIQQRVGEEVASVRARILPHEKVDLQRIDMILSSVRVLMEAVDDYVDTEMESNEIVKDFDAFDTLSYIDFLYRGDHRRRLLNKSIGGNTERLYWYECIQDEDLLEECSWWYDSFLDPQISINVNKNNEIQNLDSDMRLTYTGD, from the exons atgtCGAAGTCCGTTACCAGCTTGAAATCGCAGTCGCGTAGAAAACCATCAAAGACTCATTTGGCGAAGCCCAGCACGGTTAATACTGTGATTACTGAACAAGATGATGTTCCTGCAGAAGAAGACTCAGATGTTCAATT AGTTACGACAGGTAAACTGCAAGTAAAGAAGTGGCGCGAACCTGATTCAGATGATGAAGGCAATCCAGAGCATACCTATGATATTGCTGAAGCTTGGCGAAGTCTTTTTAGTTTATCATCGTGCCACCAAATAATCCTGAA AGAAAATGTTCAACGACGTTTACAACTTTTGGTTGGAATGAATGTTACTCAGGAATTCCCctggaaacaaataaaatataaaaatttgatagatcaatttgaaaatatagaaGATGGTGATTTTATGAGCTCAGCACTTGAAGGGTTTAATTTAGAGGATCATTTGCTATTTGGTTACGCACCTATTTTAACAGAAAATCAAGATGATGTCCCTGAAGGCGATCCATTCATTGTCTTTTTGAGTCCTGCAGATGCTAAAATAGCATTAACTATAATTCGAAATATGGAATTATATGAGCGCTGGCTTGTAAACAAACGTTTGATAAAAAAACCTCGTAGGTGGATATCACTAGGTAGTGAAAATGAAGTAAACATGACTATGGAGCAAGTCCACTCGAGTCCGTTAGAGGTTGAAGTGCAAAGTGTATATCCTTTAAAAATACCTGTAGTCAAAGAGTTTTCTTTACGGAAATCTTCAGATATACGAGATGGATATGTAGAGTTATTACCTAGTGaatcaataaaatttgaaaatgttacgCGCCGTCGAGTTACTATTGGAATACAATCCGCACCAACTTTAATTGATCTAGAGCAGCAAACCGATCCCACATTTCCAACAAATGCTTGGGCACAATATCTATATGAAATAAGTGATGAAG ATGGAATGGATGAAACATCAGAAGACGAGACCTCTAAGGATCAAATGCACGGCCCAAGCAGAAGTCCCACACCATCACCAATGGAACCTCCAATATCTAAACCACCACCCGTAATATCATCTAATATTCGACTGTTACTGGACACCCTTGAGTTCAATCAGATCGATATGTACCG taatgattatgcatatatttgtaataaaccTATTGAACACTACACAACTCCACATTTAGAAGAAACCTTGTGTTTTGCTAATATATCCAAGAGCTATGAGCGCTACGTTTGCGGGATAGATTGGTATTCCTCACTGTCAGGATTAATTGCTACCTCTTATACATTCAATACACCTGCAACAGTtgaaataa TCTCTCGGCATGTGGATGTAGTTCAACGTGCTGTATTGCAGCCAAATCCGATTTTAATGTGGAGTTTTGCtgataatttaaattacaaattagaGTTCGAATCATCTCAAGAAGTGACCGTACTCTCATTTTGTCCACACGACCCTAATCTTTTATTCGGTGGAGGTAAAAATGGTCAAATAATTGCTTGGGATTTACAAGGTCGGGCAGAAAAACTTGACGCTGAAGAAATACTAACAGCGGCACAATCCAAATATCGTGTTTTAATAGCTGATTTCTTAAAATGGACAATACAGATAAATGAAGATGCTATTGTACCGCCGGTCATGTCATCAGCTTTAGAAGTGTCACAAAAAGCTTCAATCACTGGAATATATTGGTTGGGTcaacatttttatgtaaattcctTTGGAAAGACTCTTACTGATCCAAATAAAGATGTTGTACATAAATTCTTTCTCACTTGCTCCGTGGATGGAACAATTTCCTTCTGGGATTTGGATTCAACAAATGATAAAAAACTTCAAGCTGGAACTTTAAGACATGATCAACCCAAAGCTCTGACTCAAAGTGAATCCatctataaaaataaagtgtTAAAACCTATATTTACTATTGTATTTAATGAACCTATAACATCCGTATTTTGCGATTCATCTGTATTTCACTGCAAGGTCCCAgattctgcaaaaaaaaaagtaaattcgaATAATTTTGCTACAATTTTAGAACCAATTAATCCAAAAGAAATAAGACAGTCTGTTATAACATCATCATTTTATGGACACATTGAAAGACTGAATTGGTTAGGCTCATATGCCGATGAAGAATGCCGCGAGACCGTTTCTAAATCTATAAATTTTGCTAGAGTTCACGATGGTCCAGTAATTGCAATAAGGAAGAATCCATTTTATCCAGTTGTATTTGTTTCAATAGGTCGGGCTATATTTGCAGTAtggaaagaaaattttaattattcgcCAATATTTTGGAGAAAATGTTCTGCCGATTTGACAGCGGTGACATGGAGTGAGTCGAGACCTGGAATTTTATATCTCACACGTATTGATGGGAATATGGAAGCTTGGGACATTTTAG CGCGAGACGATGATGCCTGCTACAATGATATTTTGGGCGGTGGAATAATTACGGCGATATCGGAACATCGCCCTTCAGAACCTGAGAAGCTACTTGGAATTGGTGATTATAACAGCAGTTTCCGCATGATGAAGTTACCACAAAGTTTTTACACTCCAGAGCCTAAAGAACTGGAG AGAGTTAAAGAGTATTTTAGTAAGGAAGAAAACCGTAAAAAATCTATTCAGGCTTGGGAGCATcagtatttcgaaaataatcgtGACATAATTGAGGCAAAACGTCAAGCTGAATTGGATGCTAGGAAGGAACTAGAACGACTTGAAaaggaatatataataaatgcaaCGCGCAAAGTTAAGGAAGGCGAGGATGAGAATAA AGATGAATCTAAAAATCTTTCATATACAGAACGAATGAAACGTAAATGGgatgaattgaatttaaatcgtttACTAAGCATTTTAATGTCACGCAAGCGTGTTGATGAAGAAAAGCTAGAGAGAGAAACTCGGcttgaaaaaaaacatttagctTATGAGGCTGCAAAGAAACAATCCTTAATTCGCATCCAGCAACGAGTGGGTGAAGAAGTAGCATCTGTAAGAGCAAGGATACTACCTCACGAAAAAGTTGATCTACAACGTATCGACATGATACTTTCATCTGTAAGAGTATTAATGGAGGCCGTCGATGATTATGTTGACACTGAAATGGAATCCAATGAAATAGTAAAAGACTTTGATGCCTTTGATACTTTAAGTTACATAGATTTCTTATATCGTGGAGATCATCGTCGTCGTTTGCTGAACAAGTCAATAGGTGGGAATACTGAAAGATTATATTGGTATGAATGCATCCAAGACGAAGATCTCTTAGAAGAATGCAGTTGGTGGTATGACAGTTTTCTTGACCCCCAAATATCCATAAATGTTAATAAGAATaacgaaatacaaaatttggATTCCGATATGAGGTTAACATATACGGGAGACTAA
- the Cyp28c1 gene encoding probable cytochrome P450 28c1 isoform X1 yields the protein MVLFAFVLLTVAITMIYLFLTWNFTYWSIRGIKGPKPLPLFGSFPGLITKKQHFADDINNIYRKYKNCESYVGVFLLRSPLLMLLEPQLVHDVFVTSFRHFNSNDVAKLIDRNKDPLLMCNPFVLSDREWHIQRSLVSPGFTISRIRTSYYIMQLVSKAWCEFIKHQMNIHSKEGLNGKDIALRFTSENIAKSVLGIGEKTFTDKIMKNVKMLSENNNIFNIYAVMAGIFPKIINTFKVKFIPNKCEDFFMKLIQEAFRIYLKRSVKHRDFMDHLMSLKKSHNLSDENLISHTMTFLIDGLDTSATVISHCLFLLGRYQTVQKRLLKEILKNSINGELCLDKLNELPYLNACIYECIRILPPGLWSIKRCTAPYTFTNKNGEKVSLAIGDSVMIPIYAIHQDENYYYNPDQFHPERFLTEDGNNLKSRRNIGSFLGFGDGPRMCLGINFATIQTKVAIASVVCQFSITLNAKTKPFVKLDPKHFLTQQDGGVWLNFCERN from the exons atggttttatttgcatttgtctTATTAACGGTGGCCATTACCATGATTTATCTGTTTTTGACATGGAATTTTACATACTGGAGTATTCGTGGTATAAAAGGGCCGAAGCCACTACCTTTATTTGGATCATTTCCAGGATTAATTACCAAGAAACAACATTTTGCAGACGATATCAACAATATTTATAG aaaatataaaaattgtgaaagttATGTGGGTGTTTTTCTCCTCCGTTCTCCACTACTTATGCTATTAGAACCACAACTTGTACACGACGTTTTTGTGACCTCGTTTAGACATTTCAATTCCAATGATGTCGCAAAACTG ATTGACAGAAATAAGGATCCATTATTAATGTGTAATCCCTTTGTACTGAGCGACCGGGAATGGCATATACAGCGATCATTAGTGTCTCCAGGTTTTACAATCAGCCGTATTCGCACCTCCTACTATATAATGCAATTGGTCTCTAAGGCTTGGTGTGAGTTTATAAAACATCAGATGAATATTCATTCAAAAGAAGGACTCAATGGAAAAGAT ATTGCACTTCGTTTTACTTCTGAAAATATAGCAAAGAGTGTGCTCGGTATTGGTGAAAAAACTTTCACcgacaaaattatgaaaaatgtaaagATGCTTTCCGAaaacaataacatttttaatatatatgccGTCATGGCTGGTATATTTCCTAAAATTATAAACACCttcaaagtgaaatttattCCAAACAAATGTGAAGACTTCTTCATGAAGCTAATCCAAGAGGCTTTcagaatttatttgaaaaggtCAGTAAAACACCGTGACTTCATGGACCATTTAATGTCATTAAAGAAAAGCCACAACCTTAGCGATGAAAATTTGATTTCGCATACAATGACTTTCCTCATCGATGGACTGGATACATCAGCGACGGTTATATCTCACTGTTTATTTTTA ttaGGTCGCTACCAAACTGTCCAAAAAAGATTACTTAAAGAAATCCTGAAGAATTCTATTAATGGTGAATTATGTTTGGACAAATTAAATGAACTTCCTTATTtgaatgcatgtatatatg AGTGTATTAGAATTCTTCCGCCTGGTTTGTGGTCCATTAAGAGATGTACTGCACCTTATACTTTTACTAATAAAAATGGTGAAAAAGTCTCCTTAGCCATTGGTGACTCCGTAATGATTCCTATATATGCAATTCATCAAGATGAAAATTACTATTATAATCCAGATCAATTTCATCCTGAAAGATTTCTTACAGAAGAcggaaataatttgaaatcacGTCGCAATATTGGATCATTTTTAGGATTTGGCGATGGCCCTCGAATGTGTTTGG GAATTAATTTTGCAACTATTCAAACAAAGGTTGCAATTGCTTCAGTTGTATGTCAATTCAGCATTACTTTGAATGCGAAAACTAAACCATTTGTTAAACTAGATCCCAAACACTTTTTAACACAACAAGATGGTGGTGTTTGGCTTAATTTTTGTGAAAGAAATTAA
- the Cyp28c1 gene encoding probable cytochrome P450 28c1 isoform X2, translating to MVLFAFVLLTVAITMIYLFLTWNFTYWSIRGIKGPKPLPLFGSFPGLITKKQHFADDINNIYRKYKNCESYVGVFLLRSPLLMLLEPQLVHDVFVTSFRHFNSNDVAKLIDRNKDPLLMCNPFVLSDREWHIQRSLVSPGFTISRIRTSYYIMQLVSKAWCEFIKHQMNIHSKEGLNGKDIALRFTSENIAKSVLGIGEKTFTDKIMKNVKMLSENNNIFNIYAVMAGIFPKIINTFKVKFIPNKCEDFFMKLIQEAFRIYLKSDENLISHTMTFLIDGLDTSATVISHCLFLLGRYQTVQKRLLKEILKNSINGELCLDKLNELPYLNACIYECIRILPPGLWSIKRCTAPYTFTNKNGEKVSLAIGDSVMIPIYAIHQDENYYYNPDQFHPERFLTEDGNNLKSRRNIGSFLGFGDGPRMCLGINFATIQTKVAIASVVCQFSITLNAKTKPFVKLDPKHFLTQQDGGVWLNFCERN from the exons atggttttatttgcatttgtctTATTAACGGTGGCCATTACCATGATTTATCTGTTTTTGACATGGAATTTTACATACTGGAGTATTCGTGGTATAAAAGGGCCGAAGCCACTACCTTTATTTGGATCATTTCCAGGATTAATTACCAAGAAACAACATTTTGCAGACGATATCAACAATATTTATAG aaaatataaaaattgtgaaagttATGTGGGTGTTTTTCTCCTCCGTTCTCCACTACTTATGCTATTAGAACCACAACTTGTACACGACGTTTTTGTGACCTCGTTTAGACATTTCAATTCCAATGATGTCGCAAAACTG ATTGACAGAAATAAGGATCCATTATTAATGTGTAATCCCTTTGTACTGAGCGACCGGGAATGGCATATACAGCGATCATTAGTGTCTCCAGGTTTTACAATCAGCCGTATTCGCACCTCCTACTATATAATGCAATTGGTCTCTAAGGCTTGGTGTGAGTTTATAAAACATCAGATGAATATTCATTCAAAAGAAGGACTCAATGGAAAAGAT ATTGCACTTCGTTTTACTTCTGAAAATATAGCAAAGAGTGTGCTCGGTATTGGTGAAAAAACTTTCACcgacaaaattatgaaaaatgtaaagATGCTTTCCGAaaacaataacatttttaatatatatgccGTCATGGCTGGTATATTTCCTAAAATTATAAACACCttcaaagtgaaatttattCCAAACAAATGTGAAGACTTCTTCATGAAGCTAATCCAAGAGGCTTTcagaatttatttgaaaag CGATGAAAATTTGATTTCGCATACAATGACTTTCCTCATCGATGGACTGGATACATCAGCGACGGTTATATCTCACTGTTTATTTTTA ttaGGTCGCTACCAAACTGTCCAAAAAAGATTACTTAAAGAAATCCTGAAGAATTCTATTAATGGTGAATTATGTTTGGACAAATTAAATGAACTTCCTTATTtgaatgcatgtatatatg AGTGTATTAGAATTCTTCCGCCTGGTTTGTGGTCCATTAAGAGATGTACTGCACCTTATACTTTTACTAATAAAAATGGTGAAAAAGTCTCCTTAGCCATTGGTGACTCCGTAATGATTCCTATATATGCAATTCATCAAGATGAAAATTACTATTATAATCCAGATCAATTTCATCCTGAAAGATTTCTTACAGAAGAcggaaataatttgaaatcacGTCGCAATATTGGATCATTTTTAGGATTTGGCGATGGCCCTCGAATGTGTTTGG GAATTAATTTTGCAACTATTCAAACAAAGGTTGCAATTGCTTCAGTTGTATGTCAATTCAGCATTACTTTGAATGCGAAAACTAAACCATTTGTTAAACTAGATCCCAAACACTTTTTAACACAACAAGATGGTGGTGTTTGGCTTAATTTTTGTGAAAGAAATTAA